A part of Pararhizobium sp. A13 genomic DNA contains:
- a CDS encoding oxidoreductase, with protein MRVWFITGASRGFGALITQEALNAGDAVVATARNPQTVIDRFGNHPNLLAVALDVTNERQAFAAVEQAVKRFGKIDVLLNNAGYGLLGAVEEATAEEVEKLYATNVFGLLKVTRAVLPHMRRQRSGHVMNISSIGGYTGFPGWGVYGSTKFAIEGLSESLATEVKPLGIDVTVVEPGFFRTDFLDETSLVISPSSIADYERTPAGAMRDFAGAKNHGQPGDPARLAKAMITLANAENPPLRMPFGTDTLSAISEKNASVAREVEIWRKLSESTDFPVETVAAK; from the coding sequence ATGCGTGTATGGTTCATCACTGGCGCGTCCCGCGGCTTCGGCGCCCTCATCACCCAGGAAGCCCTCAATGCTGGCGATGCCGTCGTCGCAACGGCGCGCAATCCGCAGACCGTCATCGACCGCTTTGGCAATCACCCCAATCTCCTTGCCGTCGCCCTCGACGTCACCAATGAGAGACAGGCATTTGCCGCTGTCGAACAGGCCGTCAAGCGTTTCGGCAAGATCGATGTCCTGCTCAACAATGCGGGCTACGGCTTGCTCGGCGCCGTCGAGGAGGCAACGGCCGAGGAGGTCGAAAAGCTCTATGCGACGAATGTCTTCGGTCTGCTGAAGGTGACGCGGGCGGTGTTGCCGCACATGCGTCGGCAGCGCTCTGGTCATGTCATGAACATCTCGTCGATCGGCGGCTATACCGGCTTTCCCGGCTGGGGTGTCTACGGTTCGACCAAGTTCGCCATCGAGGGTCTTTCGGAATCGCTGGCGACCGAGGTCAAGCCGCTGGGGATCGATGTCACCGTCGTCGAGCCGGGTTTCTTCCGCACCGACTTTCTGGACGAAACCTCGCTCGTCATCAGCCCGAGTTCGATTGCCGACTACGAACGGACACCGGCAGGCGCCATGCGCGACTTCGCGGGGGCCAAGAACCACGGCCAGCCCGGCGATCCCGCGCGGCTTGCGAAAGCGATGATCACGCTCGCCAATGCGGAGAACCCGCCACTGCGCATGCCCTTCGGCACCGATACGCTGTCGGCGATCAGCGAGAAAAACGCCAGCGTTGCTCGCGAGGTCGAAATATGGCGCAAGCTTTCTGAATCGACGGACTTTCCGGTCGAGACCGTTGCCGCCAAGTGA
- a CDS encoding LysR family transcriptional regulator, which translates to MRRIRAQDLSVFLAIAQHRSFRKAAVDLGVTASALSHALRAIEERLDVRLVNRTTRGVGLTEAGERLFERVRPAFLDIDAALEELDTFRGRPLGKLRINAPRAAAKLVLLPTVARFLSEHPAIEVEIVVDDALVDMVSGGFDAGVRFGETIAADMIAIPIGPRHRFTVVASPDHFERHAKPVTPYDLKNHPCIRYRFASGAFYRWEFERGGLEVDMDVQGPLTLGDQDIMLQAAMDGAGLAYVFESQASRAVAEGRLVSVLEDWCPYYPGFFLYYPSRRQLPGPLRAFLDFVRAKR; encoded by the coding sequence ATGCGTCGAATTCGGGCTCAGGACCTGTCCGTCTTTCTGGCGATAGCCCAGCATCGGAGCTTCCGGAAGGCCGCGGTCGATCTCGGCGTGACCGCCTCGGCGCTTTCCCATGCATTGCGCGCGATCGAGGAGCGGCTGGATGTTCGGCTCGTTAACCGGACCACGCGGGGTGTCGGCCTGACTGAGGCCGGTGAGCGGCTTTTCGAACGGGTCCGCCCGGCCTTTCTCGACATCGACGCGGCATTGGAAGAGCTGGACACATTCCGCGGCCGACCGTTGGGGAAACTTCGAATCAACGCACCTCGCGCCGCCGCAAAGCTCGTGCTGCTGCCGACCGTTGCACGGTTCCTCAGTGAGCATCCCGCAATCGAGGTCGAGATCGTCGTCGACGACGCGCTTGTCGATATGGTGTCCGGCGGCTTCGACGCGGGCGTCCGGTTCGGCGAGACGATCGCGGCGGACATGATCGCCATTCCGATCGGGCCGCGTCACCGCTTCACGGTCGTTGCCTCACCCGATCATTTCGAGCGGCATGCGAAGCCGGTTACGCCTTACGATCTGAAAAATCATCCCTGCATCCGCTACCGGTTTGCCAGTGGAGCCTTCTACCGCTGGGAGTTCGAACGGGGTGGCCTTGAAGTCGATATGGATGTCCAGGGGCCGCTGACGCTCGGTGATCAGGACATCATGCTGCAGGCTGCGATGGACGGTGCGGGGCTCGCCTATGTCTTCGAAAGTCAGGCGAGCCGAGCAGTCGCGGAGGGGCGGCTGGTCAGCGTTCTGGAGGACTGGTGCCCCTATTATCCAGGCTTTTTCCTCTACTATCCCAGCAGACGGCAGCTGCCCGGGCCGTTGCGCGCCTTCCTGGATTTCGTGAGGGCTAAGCGCTGA
- a CDS encoding type II secretion system F family protein — protein sequence MSEGMINTLTDPNVIVAFLVAVAVLATFYSLAIPFFEKGNLDKRMKSVATERELIRARERARLNAEVSGGKASLRAQNNTSVRQIVERLNLRKALVDDKTVNRLKSAGYRSQNALNMFLVARLCLPFLFLAVGAFYIFFLGYLGEKPLPMRILAVIGIGYLGFYAPNIFISNAVSKRQHSIRRAWPDALDLLLICVESGISMELAMRRVADEIAAQSAPLAEELVLTVAELSFLPDRRMALENLGTRTGLDEVKSVMQALIQADRYGTPIAQALRVLAQESRDQRMNEAEKKAAALPPKLTVPMILFFLPVLIAVILGPAGIQVSDKF from the coding sequence ATGAGCGAGGGCATGATCAATACCCTGACCGATCCGAACGTCATCGTCGCCTTTCTGGTGGCGGTGGCGGTGCTGGCGACGTTCTATTCGCTGGCAATACCCTTCTTCGAGAAGGGAAATCTGGACAAACGGATGAAATCCGTTGCCACCGAACGGGAACTGATCCGGGCGCGCGAACGCGCCCGCCTGAATGCCGAGGTGTCCGGCGGCAAGGCATCCCTGCGCGCCCAGAACAACACGTCGGTGCGCCAGATCGTCGAGCGGCTCAACCTGCGCAAGGCGCTGGTCGACGACAAGACCGTCAACCGGCTGAAATCGGCCGGCTACCGGTCGCAGAACGCGCTGAACATGTTTCTGGTCGCCCGCCTGTGCTTGCCGTTTCTGTTCCTTGCGGTTGGCGCGTTCTACATTTTCTTCCTCGGCTATCTCGGCGAAAAACCGTTGCCGATGCGGATCCTCGCCGTCATCGGCATTGGCTATCTTGGCTTCTACGCGCCCAATATCTTCATTTCGAATGCCGTTTCGAAACGCCAGCATTCGATCCGCCGGGCCTGGCCGGACGCGCTTGACCTTTTGCTGATCTGCGTGGAATCGGGCATCTCCATGGAACTCGCGATGCGGCGCGTGGCCGACGAAATCGCCGCGCAGTCGGCCCCGCTGGCCGAGGAACTGGTCCTCACCGTTGCGGAACTCTCCTTCCTGCCCGATCGGCGCATGGCACTGGAAAATCTCGGGACCAGAACCGGGCTGGACGAGGTCAAGTCGGTCATGCAGGCCCTGATCCAGGCGGACCGCTACGGTACGCCGATCGCCCAGGCGCTGCGGGTGCTTGCCCAGGAAAGCCGCGACCAGCGCATGAACGAGGCCGAAAAGAAGGCGGCTGCCCTGCCGCCGAAGCTGACGGTGCCGATGATCCTGTTCTTCCTGCCGGTCCTGATTGCCGTTATTCTCGGGCCGGCCGGAATCCAGGTTTCGGACAAGTTCTGA
- a CDS encoding M17 family metallopeptidase: protein MASYQFIDRPSPFNTSAGKTLPIFAVTPAHIDLGAIDPIALDWARKAGFKAESGAVLLIPSQDGQLGGALFGLGANPSEAPFLTGKLARALPAGKWHIETAPLTANRLALGYGLGSYRFDRYKAAASEAPTLMIPADADAADIKRQLAGVFLARDLINMPTNDMGPNALEEAFRALGEHYKAKVSVVSGDDLLKQNFPLIHTVGRASAEAPRLLEMRWGKKGHRKVTLVGKGVCFDTGGLDIKPAASMLLMKKDMGGAANVMGLALMIMDAKLKVDLRVLVPVVENSISANAFRPGDIYRSRKGLTVQIDNTDAEGRLILADALAYADEEEADLIIDMATLTGAARVALGPDLPPFYTDDEDLAHDLTEASLTVDDPLWRMPLYKGYEKDISARIADLTNAPSGGMAGSITAALFLKRFVTNSKSWAHFDIFGWAPTERPHSPLGGEAQAIRALYHLIAKGKK from the coding sequence ATGGCCTCCTATCAATTCATCGACCGTCCGTCGCCGTTCAACACCAGTGCCGGCAAGACCCTGCCGATCTTCGCGGTGACACCGGCCCATATCGATCTCGGCGCAATCGATCCGATCGCGCTCGACTGGGCACGCAAGGCGGGCTTCAAGGCGGAATCCGGCGCGGTTCTGCTGATCCCCTCGCAAGACGGCCAGCTCGGCGGCGCGCTGTTCGGGCTGGGCGCCAATCCGTCGGAAGCACCGTTCCTGACCGGCAAGCTGGCGCGCGCGCTGCCAGCCGGAAAATGGCATATCGAGACCGCGCCGCTGACGGCCAACCGCCTGGCGCTCGGCTACGGCCTCGGCTCTTACCGCTTCGACCGCTACAAGGCTGCGGCGAGCGAAGCGCCGACCTTGATGATCCCGGCCGATGCCGATGCCGCCGATATCAAGCGCCAGCTTGCGGGTGTTTTCCTCGCCCGCGATCTCATCAACATGCCGACCAACGACATGGGGCCGAATGCGCTGGAGGAGGCCTTCCGGGCGCTCGGCGAGCACTACAAGGCAAAGGTTTCCGTCGTTTCCGGCGACGATCTGCTGAAGCAGAACTTTCCGCTGATCCACACCGTCGGCCGCGCCAGCGCCGAAGCGCCGCGGCTGCTGGAAATGCGTTGGGGCAAGAAGGGGCATCGCAAGGTGACGCTGGTCGGCAAGGGCGTTTGCTTCGACACGGGTGGCCTCGACATCAAGCCGGCGGCCTCAATGCTTCTGATGAAGAAGGACATGGGCGGTGCTGCCAATGTCATGGGCTTGGCGCTGATGATCATGGATGCGAAGCTCAAGGTCGATCTCAGGGTGCTCGTGCCCGTCGTCGAAAACTCGATCTCCGCCAATGCCTTCCGGCCGGGCGATATCTATCGCAGCCGCAAGGGCCTGACGGTGCAGATCGACAACACCGACGCCGAAGGTCGCCTGATCCTTGCCGATGCGCTCGCCTATGCGGACGAGGAGGAAGCCGATCTCATCATCGACATGGCGACGCTGACCGGCGCCGCCCGCGTCGCGCTTGGCCCGGACCTGCCGCCCTTCTACACCGACGACGAGGATCTGGCCCATGATCTGACCGAAGCGAGCCTCACGGTCGACGATCCGCTCTGGCGCATGCCGCTCTACAAGGGTTACGAGAAGGACATCTCAGCCCGCATCGCCGATCTCACCAATGCGCCGTCGGGCGGCATGGCCGGATCGATCACTGCGGCGCTCTTTCTCAAGCGCTTCGTGACCAACAGCAAGAGCTGGGCCCATTTCGACATCTTCGGCTGGGCCCCGACCGAACGCCCGCACTCGCCGCTTGGCGGCGAGGCGCAGGCGATCCGCGCGCTGTATCATCTGATCGCGAAGGGGAAGAAGTAG
- a CDS encoding tetratricopeptide repeat protein produces the protein MTSRGHSSLSHHRFLKAASLAAFVALALSGCATQKKELTTGSIPTANFSKPVQSMNATELAAAAESIGEAYERNPKDRNAGLNYANMLRMTGRNAQALAVMQQVAINYPTDREVLAAYGKSQAAAGQLEQALNTISRAQTPDRPDWKLKSAEGAILDQLGRASEARQRYREALDIQPNEPTVLSNLGMSYLLNKDLKTAETYLKSAVSQPGADSSVRQNLALAVGLQGRFAEAEQIARQELSPDQAEANVKYLRSIMSQQNAWQKLSKEDKATN, from the coding sequence ATGACGTCACGCGGACACTCGTCTCTTTCCCATCACCGGTTTCTGAAAGCCGCCTCTCTGGCGGCCTTCGTCGCGCTGGCGCTGTCCGGCTGTGCGACGCAAAAGAAGGAGCTGACGACCGGCTCCATTCCGACGGCCAATTTCTCCAAGCCGGTTCAGTCGATGAACGCGACGGAACTTGCAGCAGCGGCGGAGAGCATCGGCGAGGCCTATGAGCGCAATCCCAAGGACCGCAATGCAGGCTTGAATTATGCCAATATGCTCAGAATGACCGGCCGCAATGCGCAGGCCCTGGCGGTGATGCAGCAGGTGGCGATCAACTACCCGACAGACCGCGAAGTGCTCGCCGCCTATGGCAAATCGCAAGCTGCTGCGGGTCAACTGGAACAGGCGTTGAACACGATTTCCCGCGCCCAGACGCCGGACCGTCCGGACTGGAAGTTGAAATCGGCGGAAGGCGCAATCCTCGACCAGCTCGGCCGCGCGTCCGAAGCGCGTCAACGTTATCGCGAGGCGCTCGACATCCAGCCGAACGAGCCGACGGTCCTTTCCAATCTCGGGATGTCCTATCTTCTGAACAAGGACCTGAAAACGGCTGAAACCTATCTGAAATCGGCGGTCAGCCAGCCCGGCGCCGACAGCAGCGTCCGGCAGAACCTGGCGCTAGCCGTCGGACTGCAGGGACGTTTTGCCGAAGCCGAGCAGATCGCCCGGCAGGAGCTTTCTCCCGATCAGGCGGAAGCCAATGTCAAATATCTGCGCTCGATCATGTCGCAGCAGAACGCTTGGCAGAAGCTCTCCAAGGAAGACAAGGCCACGAACTGA
- the dnaA gene encoding chromosomal replication initiator protein DnaA, producing the protein MGHSALFERVSARLKAQVGADVFASWFGRLKLHSVSKSVVRLSVPTTFLKSWINNRYLDLITNLFQQEDAEILKVEILVRSATRGARPGLHEDAPQANHTDTVAPATARRASAQPLAHHAAATVSTLQKQQPVAGPLFGSPLDPRYTFESFVEGSSNRVALAAAKTIAEAGAGAVRFNPLFVHSTVGLGKTHLLQAIATAAIQSPRVPRVVYLTAEYFMWRFATAIRDNDALSLKETLRNIDLLVIDDMQFLQGKSIQHEFCHLLNMLLDSAKQVVVAADRAPWELESLDPRVRSRLQGGVAIEMDGPDYEMRLEILKRRLEVARQDDASLDIPADILSHVARNITASGRELEGAFNQLLFRRSFEPQLSIERVDELLGHLVNAGEPRRVRIEDIQRVVAKHYNVSRQELVSNRRTRVIVKPRQIAMYLAKTLTPRSFPEIGRRFGGRDHTTVLHAVRKIEDLISGDTKLSHEIELLKRLINE; encoded by the coding sequence ATGGGCCATAGCGCGCTTTTCGAGCGGGTCAGTGCGCGCTTGAAAGCCCAGGTGGGCGCCGATGTTTTTGCCAGTTGGTTCGGCCGGTTGAAACTGCACTCCGTCTCAAAGAGCGTCGTGCGGCTATCTGTACCGACGACCTTTCTGAAATCCTGGATCAACAACCGCTATCTCGACTTGATCACCAACCTCTTCCAGCAGGAGGATGCGGAGATCCTGAAGGTGGAAATCCTGGTGCGCAGTGCCACACGCGGCGCGCGGCCCGGCCTTCACGAGGATGCCCCGCAGGCAAACCACACCGACACAGTCGCACCGGCAACTGCGCGCCGGGCATCGGCGCAGCCGCTTGCCCATCATGCCGCAGCCACGGTCAGCACTCTTCAGAAGCAGCAGCCGGTCGCGGGACCGTTGTTCGGTTCGCCGCTCGATCCACGCTACACCTTCGAAAGCTTCGTCGAGGGCTCCTCGAACCGCGTCGCCCTTGCCGCTGCAAAGACGATCGCCGAGGCCGGCGCCGGTGCCGTGCGTTTCAACCCGCTGTTCGTCCATTCGACGGTCGGTCTTGGCAAGACGCATCTGTTGCAGGCAATCGCCACGGCGGCGATCCAGAGCCCGCGCGTACCGCGCGTCGTCTACCTGACGGCCGAGTATTTCATGTGGCGCTTTGCAACCGCGATCCGCGACAATGACGCGCTCTCGCTCAAGGAAACGCTGCGCAACATCGATCTTCTGGTGATCGACGACATGCAGTTCCTGCAGGGCAAGTCGATCCAGCATGAATTCTGCCATCTTCTCAACATGCTGCTCGACAGCGCCAAGCAGGTCGTCGTTGCTGCCGACCGGGCGCCGTGGGAACTGGAATCGCTCGATCCGCGCGTTCGCTCGCGGCTGCAGGGTGGCGTTGCCATCGAAATGGACGGCCCTGACTACGAGATGCGCCTCGAAATTCTCAAGCGCCGCCTCGAGGTCGCCCGGCAGGACGATGCCTCGCTGGATATCCCGGCCGATATCCTGAGTCACGTCGCCCGCAATATCACGGCGAGCGGCCGCGAGCTGGAAGGCGCCTTCAACCAGCTGCTCTTCCGCCGCAGCTTCGAGCCGCAGCTGTCGATCGAGCGCGTTGATGAGCTGCTCGGCCATCTGGTCAATGCCGGCGAGCCGCGCCGGGTTCGCATCGAGGACATCCAGCGCGTCGTCGCCAAGCACTACAATGTGTCGCGGCAGGAACTGGTCTCCAACCGCCGCACGCGGGTCATCGTCAAGCCGCGCCAGATCGCCATGTATCTGGCCAAGACGCTCACTCCCCGCTCCTTCCCGGAAATCGGCCGCCGTTTTGGCGGGCGCGACCATACGACGGTGCTGCACGCCGTGCGCAAGATCGAAGACCTGATTTCCGGCGACACGAAGCTCAGCCACGAGATCGAGCTCTTGAAGCGGCTGATCAACGAGTAG
- a CDS encoding type II secretion system F family protein, with protein MFGIDITILAIVGLVALATAGLAYGILFTRIETEKKAESRVRKVKSAETDRVKVKAARDRMTEMSKRRKSVQDSLKDLEKKQQEKSAKAKPSMKIRLMQAGLKISIPQFYIASVVFGVIAALIALIAGAMLPIVAGILLIGTAGFPRWFVNFLIKRRCKAFLNEFPNALDVMVRSIKSGLPLNDAIRLIAGDGQEPVKTEFRRIIEAQQVGLNIPEACARMINSIPLPEVNFFAIVIAIQAQAGGNLSEALGNLGKVLRERKKMKAKVQALSMEAKASACIIGALPFIVAFMVYMTSPQYMMILFTDPRGHIIMGCSAVWMSIGIWVMRNMINFDI; from the coding sequence ATGTTCGGAATAGACATCACCATTCTGGCTATCGTCGGTCTCGTCGCCCTTGCAACGGCCGGCCTTGCCTATGGCATCCTGTTCACGCGCATCGAAACCGAGAAGAAGGCCGAAAGCCGCGTCCGCAAGGTGAAATCCGCCGAAACCGACAGGGTCAAGGTCAAGGCGGCGCGCGACCGCATGACCGAGATGTCGAAGCGACGAAAATCGGTACAGGATTCGCTGAAGGATCTCGAGAAAAAGCAGCAGGAAAAATCTGCCAAGGCGAAACCTTCGATGAAGATCAGGCTCATGCAGGCCGGTCTCAAGATATCGATCCCCCAATTCTACATTGCCAGCGTTGTCTTCGGTGTGATTGCTGCCTTGATCGCGCTGATCGCCGGGGCCATGCTGCCGATTGTTGCCGGCATTCTTCTCATCGGCACGGCCGGCTTTCCGCGCTGGTTCGTCAACTTCCTGATCAAGCGCCGCTGCAAGGCATTCCTCAACGAATTTCCCAACGCCCTTGACGTCATGGTGCGATCGATCAAGTCCGGCCTGCCGCTCAACGACGCCATCCGGCTGATCGCCGGTGACGGGCAGGAGCCGGTGAAGACCGAATTCAGACGCATCATCGAGGCGCAGCAGGTCGGCCTCAATATTCCGGAAGCCTGCGCCCGCATGATCAACAGCATTCCGCTGCCGGAGGTCAATTTCTTCGCCATCGTCATCGCCATTCAGGCGCAGGCCGGCGGCAACCTCTCCGAGGCGCTCGGCAACCTCGGCAAGGTGCTGCGCGAACGCAAGAAGATGAAGGCCAAGGTCCAGGCGCTGTCGATGGAAGCCAAGGCATCGGCCTGCATCATCGGCGCCCTGCCATTCATCGTCGCCTTTATGGTCTACATGACGTCTCCGCAATACATGATGATCCTCTTCACCGATCCGCGCGGCCACATCATCATGGGCTGCTCGGCGGTGTGGATGAGCATCGGCATCTGGGTGATGCGCAACATGATCAACTTCGACATCTAG
- the mutM gene encoding bifunctional DNA-formamidopyrimidine glycosylase/DNA-(apurinic or apyrimidinic site) lyase, whose protein sequence is MPELPEVETVRRGLTPAMEGALLVRAELRRPDLRFPFPADFSTLVSGRRILSLGRRAKYLLIDLEGGDVIIAHLGMSGSFRVEEGAASQTPGDFHHPRGKDEKHDHVVFHLVSTKGPARVIYNDPRRFGFMDVTKRDTLASHVFFRDLGEEPTGNVLDAAYLAARFAGKAQPLKSALLDQKNIAGLGNIYVCEALWRSGLSPMRAAGTLVDSRGKPKKALVLLTEAIRAVVADAIAAGGSSLRDHIQTDGTLGYFQHSFSVYDREGEPCRTPGCSGTVARVVQAGRSTFHCPKCQK, encoded by the coding sequence ATGCCGGAACTTCCCGAGGTGGAAACCGTTAGGCGGGGACTGACGCCGGCCATGGAAGGCGCGCTCTTGGTGCGGGCGGAGCTGCGTCGGCCCGACCTGCGCTTTCCTTTCCCGGCCGATTTCTCCACGCTCGTTTCCGGCCGGCGCATCCTGTCGCTCGGGCGGCGGGCGAAATATCTCCTGATAGACCTGGAGGGCGGGGATGTCATCATTGCGCATCTCGGCATGTCCGGCTCCTTTCGCGTCGAGGAAGGTGCGGCGTCCCAGACGCCAGGCGATTTTCATCATCCGCGCGGCAAGGATGAGAAGCACGACCATGTTGTCTTTCATCTTGTGAGCACCAAGGGGCCAGCCCGCGTGATCTATAACGACCCGCGCCGCTTCGGCTTCATGGACGTCACCAAGCGCGACACGCTCGCAAGCCACGTCTTTTTCCGCGATCTTGGCGAGGAGCCGACCGGCAACGTGCTCGACGCCGCCTATCTCGCCGCGCGCTTTGCCGGCAAGGCGCAGCCGCTCAAATCGGCGCTGCTCGACCAGAAGAATATTGCCGGTCTCGGCAATATCTATGTCTGTGAGGCGCTGTGGCGCTCCGGTCTCTCCCCGATGAGGGCCGCCGGCACGCTGGTCGATTCCAGGGGAAAACCGAAGAAGGCGCTTGTGCTCCTCACCGAGGCAATCCGTGCCGTGGTCGCCGATGCGATCGCAGCCGGCGGCTCGTCGTTGCGCGACCATATCCAGACGGACGGTACGCTCGGCTACTTCCAGCACTCCTTCTCGGTTTATGATCGCGAGGGCGAGCCTTGCCGGACACCAGGTTGCAGCGGAACCGTTGCGCGTGTCGTCCAGGCCGGACGCTCGACATTCCATTGCCCGAAATGCCAGAAGTAG
- a CDS encoding CpaF family protein, which produces MFGKRGNDGFGKGGSISPPMQTPVPAAAPVAATERQAAPVLAEPAREAMPVTRAQPSPPPIRKKAARTEDYYDTKSQVFSALIDTIDLSQLAKLDNESAREEIRDIVNDIITIKNFAMSISEQEELLEDICNDVLGYGPLEPLLARDDIADIMVNGAGQTFIEVGGKTIESEVRFRDNAQLLSICQRIVSQVGRRVDESSPICDARLPDGSRVNVIAPPLAIDGTALTIRKFKKDKLKLDQLVKFGAITPEGAVLLQIIGRVRCNVVISGGTGSGKTTLLNCLTGYIDLDERVITCEDTAELQLQQPHVVRLETRPPNIEGEGEITMRDLIKNCLRMRPERIIVGEVRGPEVFDLLQAMNTGHDGSMGTIHANTPRECLARMESMIAMGGYTLPAKTVREIIAGSIDIIIQAARLRDGSRRITHISEVIGMEGDVIITQDLMRYEIDGEDANGKIIGRHKSTGIGRPHFWDRARYFNEDKRLAATLDAMEKD; this is translated from the coding sequence ATGTTTGGTAAACGAGGAAACGACGGCTTCGGAAAGGGTGGCTCCATCAGCCCTCCTATGCAAACGCCCGTGCCCGCCGCTGCTCCCGTAGCCGCAACCGAGCGGCAGGCTGCGCCCGTTCTTGCGGAGCCTGCCCGCGAAGCTATGCCGGTGACCCGTGCGCAGCCGTCTCCGCCGCCCATCCGAAAGAAGGCAGCCCGGACCGAGGACTACTACGACACCAAGTCCCAGGTTTTCTCGGCTCTGATCGACACGATCGACCTTTCGCAGCTGGCCAAGCTCGACAACGAGAGCGCACGCGAAGAAATCCGCGATATCGTCAACGACATCATCACGATCAAGAATTTCGCGATGTCGATCTCCGAGCAGGAGGAGCTGCTCGAGGACATCTGCAACGACGTTCTCGGCTACGGTCCGCTGGAACCGCTGCTCGCACGCGACGACATCGCCGACATCATGGTCAACGGCGCCGGCCAAACCTTCATCGAAGTCGGCGGCAAGACGATCGAATCCGAGGTTCGCTTCCGCGACAACGCCCAGCTCCTGTCGATCTGCCAGCGTATCGTCTCCCAGGTCGGCCGGCGCGTCGACGAATCCTCGCCGATCTGCGACGCCCGCCTTCCCGATGGCTCGCGCGTCAACGTCATCGCCCCGCCGCTCGCCATCGACGGCACGGCTCTGACAATTCGTAAGTTCAAGAAAGACAAGCTGAAACTCGACCAGCTGGTCAAGTTCGGCGCCATCACGCCGGAAGGCGCGGTGCTCCTGCAGATCATCGGCCGCGTCCGTTGCAACGTCGTCATCTCCGGCGGTACCGGTTCCGGCAAGACGACCCTCCTCAACTGCCTGACCGGCTATATCGATCTCGATGAACGCGTCATCACCTGCGAGGATACGGCCGAACTGCAACTGCAGCAGCCGCATGTGGTGCGCCTTGAAACCCGGCCCCCGAACATCGAAGGCGAAGGCGAGATCACCATGCGTGATCTCATCAAGAACTGCCTGCGTATGCGGCCCGAGCGGATCATCGTCGGCGAAGTGCGCGGACCAGAAGTCTTCGACTTGCTTCAGGCGATGAACACCGGCCACGACGGCTCGATGGGCACCATCCACGCCAATACGCCGCGCGAATGCCTTGCCCGTATGGAATCGATGATCGCCATGGGCGGCTATACGCTGCCGGCCAAGACCGTCCGCGAAATCATTGCCGGTTCGATCGACATCATTATCCAGGCGGCGCGTCTGCGCGACGGTTCGCGCCGCATCACCCACATCTCCGAAGTCATCGGCATGGAAGGTGACGTCATCATCACTCAGGACCTGATGCGCTACGAGATCGACGGCGAAGACGCCAACGGCAAGATCATCGGCCGCCACAAGTCGACCGGCATCGGCCGCCCGCATTTCTGGGACCGCGCCCGCTATTTCAACGAGGACAAGCGGCTGGCCGCGACGCTCGACGCGATGGAAAAGGACTGA
- the rpsT gene encoding 30S ribosomal protein S20, whose protein sequence is MANTTSAKKATRKIARRTEVNKSRRSRVRGFIRKVEEAIASGDQALAQAALKAAQPELMRAATKGVLHANTASRKVSRLANRVKSLSA, encoded by the coding sequence ATGGCTAATACAACTTCGGCGAAAAAAGCGACCCGCAAGATCGCCCGCCGCACGGAAGTCAACAAGTCCCGCCGTTCGCGCGTTCGCGGTTTCATCCGCAAGGTCGAAGAAGCCATTGCTTCCGGCGACCAGGCTCTTGCCCAGGCAGCCCTGAAGGCAGCCCAGCCGGAACTGATGCGCGCCGCCACGAAGGGCGTGCTGCATGCCAATACGGCATCGCGCAAGGTGTCGCGTCTCGCGAACCGCGTAAAGTCGCTTTCGGCCTAA